The following proteins are co-located in the Lepisosteus oculatus isolate fLepOcu1 chromosome 9, fLepOcu1.hap2, whole genome shotgun sequence genome:
- the tk1 gene encoding thymidine kinase, cytosolic, giving the protein MECLNLPGVLPNSPRRMRGQIQVIFGPMFSGKSTELMRRVRRFQIAQYKCLLVKYSKDNRYSDSGVATHDRRTMEAVPASQLRDIYQLALDCAVIGIDEGQFFPDTVEFCEELANMGKTIIVAALDGTFQRKAFGNILNLVPLAESVVKLNAVCMECFREAAYTKRLGAEKEVEVIGGADKYHAVCRACYGGLRAEGKENCLPQLTREETPPHALPAKHLDTKVPRKLFATLQV; this is encoded by the exons ATGGAGTGCTTGAACCTTCCCGGAGTTTTGCCCAATTCTCCCAGGAGAATGAGGGGACAAATCCAG GTTATTTTCGGGCCTATGTTTTCAGGAAAAAG CACCGAGTTGATGAGGAGAGTCCGCCGTTTCCAGATTGCCCAGTACAAATGTCTGCTGGTCAAATACTCAAAAGACAACCGCTACTCCGACTCCGGGGTTGCAACACATGATag AAGGACGATGGAGGCTGTGCCGGCCAGTCAGCTCAGAGACATCTACCAGCTGGCTCTGGACTGCGCTGTCATTGGCATCGACGAGGGCCAGTTT TTTCCAGACACGGTGGAGTTCTGTGAGGAACTGGCCAACATGGGCAAGACCATCATTGTAGCAGCCCTGGACGGCACTTTCCAGAGAAAG GCGTTCGGCAACATCTTGAACCTGGTGCCCCTGGCTGAGAGCGTCGTGAAGCTGAACGCTGTGTGCATGGAGTGCTTCAGAGAGGCCGCCTACACCAAGAGGCTTGGGGCTGAGAAAGAG GTGGAGGTGATCGGTGGGGCAGATAAATACCACGCCGTGTGCAGAGCCTGCTACGGAGGCCTGCGGGCGGAGGGGAAGGAGAACTGTTTGCCGCAGCTGACGAGAGAAGAGACACCCCCTCACGCCCTGCCTGCGAAGCACCTGGACACCAAGGTGCCCCGGAAGCTGTTTGCGACACTGCAGGTCTAG
- the afmid gene encoding kynurenine formamidase isoform X2: MAHWKEMKKEELEKQYSPSQWSHRMAADVVVQAHAASLREGTDRARAVAQTFLNVPYGEGEGEKLDIYVPPSPSLDLPLVIYIHGGYWQFLSKEESGFLAVPLVPKGIAVVAVGYDTAPKGDMDLMVSQVRRSVASVVQQYSHISGVYLCGHSAGAHLAAMVLCTDWSQYSTTPNIKGAFLVSGVYDLVPLMSTYVNDPLKMTEDVALRNSPMQLVPQLKQFSSGCEIVVAVAQHDSPEFRKQSLEFFQALESSGLKVIFDDVPNTDHFNIIEQLVNEEYHLTQLLLKTIERNAASRTQEP; encoded by the exons ATGGCCCACTGGAAGGAAATGAAGAaagag GAGCTGGAGAAGCAGTACTCCCCCAGCCAGTGGTCTCACAGGATGGCAGCTGATGTAGTGGTACAGGCCCATGCAGCCTCTCTCAGAGAAG GCACTGACAGAGCACGCGCTGTGGCACAGACCTTTCTCAATGTACCTTATGGAGAAGGAGAGGGGGAGAAACTTGACATCTACGTGCCTCCCAGTCCCTCACTAG ATTTACCTTTGGTCATTTACATCCATGGGGGATACTGGCAATTTTTAAG CAAGGAGGAGTCTGGATTTTTGGCTGTTCCTCTGGTGCCTAAAGGTATCGCAGTAGTGGCAGTTGGTTATGACACTGCACCCAAAG GTGACATGGATCTGATGGTGTCACAGGTGCGGCGTAGTGTGGCATCTGTTGTCCAGCAGTACTCTCACATCAG TGGAGTATACCTGTGTGGCCACTCTGCAGGAGCTCATCTGGCTGCTATGGTCCTCTGTACTGACTGGTCCCAGTATAGCACCACGCCCAACATCAAAG GTGCATTTCTGGTCAGCGGTGTTTATGATTTGGTGCCTCTCATGTCCACTTACGTGAACGATCCCCTGAAGATGACAGA AGACGTCGCCCTGAGGAACAGTCCCATGCAGCTGGTTCCTCAGCTGAAGCAGTTCTCTTCGGGCTGTGAGATCGTGGTGGCAGTAGCACAGCATGACTCCCCTGAATTCAGGAAGCAGTCTTTAGAGTTCTTCCAG GCTTTGGAATCCTCGGGGCTGAAGGTCATCTTTGATGATGTCCCCAACACAGATCACTTCAATATAATAGAACAGCTAGTTAACGAGGAATATCATCTCACACAG CTCTTGCTAAAGACGATAGAAAGAAACGCGGCGAGTCGCACACAGGAGCCCTGA
- the afmid gene encoding kynurenine formamidase isoform X1 → MAADVVVQAHAASLREDLPLVIYIHGGYWQFLSKEESGFLAVPLVPKGIAVVAVGYDTAPKGDMDLMVSQVRRSVASVVQQYSHISGVYLCGHSAGAHLAAMVLCTDWSQYSTTPNIKGAFLVSGVYDLVPLMSTYVNDPLKMTEDVALRNSPMQLVPQLKQFSSGCEIVVAVAQHDSPEFRKQSLEFFQALESSGLKVIFDDVPNTDHFNIIEQLVNEEYHLTQLLLKTIERNAASRTQEP, encoded by the exons ATGGCAGCTGATGTAGTGGTACAGGCCCATGCAGCCTCTCTCAGAGAAG ATTTACCTTTGGTCATTTACATCCATGGGGGATACTGGCAATTTTTAAG CAAGGAGGAGTCTGGATTTTTGGCTGTTCCTCTGGTGCCTAAAGGTATCGCAGTAGTGGCAGTTGGTTATGACACTGCACCCAAAG GTGACATGGATCTGATGGTGTCACAGGTGCGGCGTAGTGTGGCATCTGTTGTCCAGCAGTACTCTCACATCAG TGGAGTATACCTGTGTGGCCACTCTGCAGGAGCTCATCTGGCTGCTATGGTCCTCTGTACTGACTGGTCCCAGTATAGCACCACGCCCAACATCAAAG GTGCATTTCTGGTCAGCGGTGTTTATGATTTGGTGCCTCTCATGTCCACTTACGTGAACGATCCCCTGAAGATGACAGA AGACGTCGCCCTGAGGAACAGTCCCATGCAGCTGGTTCCTCAGCTGAAGCAGTTCTCTTCGGGCTGTGAGATCGTGGTGGCAGTAGCACAGCATGACTCCCCTGAATTCAGGAAGCAGTCTTTAGAGTTCTTCCAG GCTTTGGAATCCTCGGGGCTGAAGGTCATCTTTGATGATGTCCCCAACACAGATCACTTCAATATAATAGAACAGCTAGTTAACGAGGAATATCATCTCACACAG CTCTTGCTAAAGACGATAGAAAGAAACGCGGCGAGTCGCACACAGGAGCCCTGA
- the cant1b gene encoding soluble calcium-activated nucleotidase 1b isoform X1: MAVRRSQKKRWKGLSPAPCSMPVVPGYGSPERNESMNSLHISVGTLPVLASMTNPTDPRFRLKWRPIVAVALAFTLALLLYLHRSAGATGAAPRTPPEGRRARRPGGGRYNDTYPLSPPERTAQGVRYRLGVIADLDTDSRSAKEQTWFSYMRRGHVLVSESGDSVRVEWDKEDAVLETHLAEKGRGMELSELVAFNGQLYSVDDRTGVVYRITGNRAVPWVILPDGDGSVSKGFKAEWLAVKDERLYVGGLGKEWTTTTGEVVNENPQWVKVVGYQGDVEHENWVPQYNALRAAAGITPPGYLIHESAAWSDTLQRWFFLPRRASAERYDEKADERRGTNLVLSCSPDFRHIQVSRVGQLDPTHGFSSFKFVPDTDDQIVLALKSEEDAGKIATYILAFTLDGRILMPETKIGDVKYEGLEFI, translated from the exons ATGGCTGTCCGACGCTCACAGAAAAAGAGGTGGAAAG GGCTCTCTCCCGCTCCCTGCTCCATGCCCGTTGTCCCAGGCTATGGCTCGCCTGAGCGGAATGAGTCTATGAACTCTCTGCACATCTCCGTGGGCACCCTCCCCGTGCTGGCCTCCATGACCAACCCCACGGACCCCCGCTTCCGGCTCAAGTGGAGGCCCATCGTGGCTGTGGCCCTGGCCTTCACCCTGGCCCTGCTGCTGTACCTGCACCGCTCCGCGGGGGCCACCGGCGCGGCCCCTCGCACCCCGCCGGAGGGCCGGCGCGCCCGCCGGCCGGGGGGCGGGAGGTACAACGACACGTACCCGCTGAGCCCGCCCGAGCGCACGGCGCAGGGCGTGCGGTACCGCCTGGGCGTGATCGCCGACCTGGACACGGACTCGCGCAGCGCCAAGGAGCAGACCTGGTTCAGCTACATGCGCCGGGGCCACGTGCTGGTGTCGGAGAGCGGGGACTCGGTGAGGGTGGAGTGGGACAAGGAGGACGCGGTGCTGGAGACGCACCTGGCCGAGAAGGGCCGGGGCATGGAGCTGTCGGAGCTGGTGGCGTTCAACGGGCAGCTGTACAGCGTGGACGACCGCACTGGCGTGGTGTACCGCATCACGGGCAACAGGGCCGTGCCCTGGGTCATCCTCCCCGATGGCGATGGCTCCGTCTCTAAAG GGTTCAAGGCGGAGTGGCTGGCGGTGAAGGACGAGCGGCTCTACGTGGGGGGCCTGGGGAAGGAGTGGACCACCACCACTGGGGAGGTGGTGAACGAGAACCCCCAGTGGGTGAAGGTGGTGGGGTACCAGGGGGATGTGGAGCACGAGAACTGGGTGCCCCAGTACAACGCCCTGCGAGCCGCCGCGGGCATCACCCCCCCAG GCTACCTCATCCACGAGTCGGCGGCGTGGAGCGACACCCTGCAGCGCTGGTTCTTCCTGCCGCGCCGCGCCAGCGCCGAGCGCTACGACGAGAAGGCGGACGAGCGCCGCGGCACCAACCTGGTCCTGAGCTGCTCGCCCGACTTCCGCCACATCCAGGTCAGCCGGGTGGGCCAGCTCGACCCCACGCACGGCTTCTCCTCCTTCAAGTTCGTCCCCGACACCGACGACCAGATCGTCCTGGCGCTCAAGTCCGAGGAGGACGCCGGCAAGATCGCCACCTACATCCTGGCGTTCACCCTGGACGGGCGCATCCTGATGCCCGAGACCAAGATCGGGGACGTGAAGTACGAGGGGCTGGAGTTCATCTAG
- the cant1b gene encoding soluble calcium-activated nucleotidase 1b isoform X2, with protein sequence MNNYYQGLSPAPCSMPVVPGYGSPERNESMNSLHISVGTLPVLASMTNPTDPRFRLKWRPIVAVALAFTLALLLYLHRSAGATGAAPRTPPEGRRARRPGGGRYNDTYPLSPPERTAQGVRYRLGVIADLDTDSRSAKEQTWFSYMRRGHVLVSESGDSVRVEWDKEDAVLETHLAEKGRGMELSELVAFNGQLYSVDDRTGVVYRITGNRAVPWVILPDGDGSVSKGFKAEWLAVKDERLYVGGLGKEWTTTTGEVVNENPQWVKVVGYQGDVEHENWVPQYNALRAAAGITPPGYLIHESAAWSDTLQRWFFLPRRASAERYDEKADERRGTNLVLSCSPDFRHIQVSRVGQLDPTHGFSSFKFVPDTDDQIVLALKSEEDAGKIATYILAFTLDGRILMPETKIGDVKYEGLEFI encoded by the exons ATGAACAACTACTACCAAG GGCTCTCTCCCGCTCCCTGCTCCATGCCCGTTGTCCCAGGCTATGGCTCGCCTGAGCGGAATGAGTCTATGAACTCTCTGCACATCTCCGTGGGCACCCTCCCCGTGCTGGCCTCCATGACCAACCCCACGGACCCCCGCTTCCGGCTCAAGTGGAGGCCCATCGTGGCTGTGGCCCTGGCCTTCACCCTGGCCCTGCTGCTGTACCTGCACCGCTCCGCGGGGGCCACCGGCGCGGCCCCTCGCACCCCGCCGGAGGGCCGGCGCGCCCGCCGGCCGGGGGGCGGGAGGTACAACGACACGTACCCGCTGAGCCCGCCCGAGCGCACGGCGCAGGGCGTGCGGTACCGCCTGGGCGTGATCGCCGACCTGGACACGGACTCGCGCAGCGCCAAGGAGCAGACCTGGTTCAGCTACATGCGCCGGGGCCACGTGCTGGTGTCGGAGAGCGGGGACTCGGTGAGGGTGGAGTGGGACAAGGAGGACGCGGTGCTGGAGACGCACCTGGCCGAGAAGGGCCGGGGCATGGAGCTGTCGGAGCTGGTGGCGTTCAACGGGCAGCTGTACAGCGTGGACGACCGCACTGGCGTGGTGTACCGCATCACGGGCAACAGGGCCGTGCCCTGGGTCATCCTCCCCGATGGCGATGGCTCCGTCTCTAAAG GGTTCAAGGCGGAGTGGCTGGCGGTGAAGGACGAGCGGCTCTACGTGGGGGGCCTGGGGAAGGAGTGGACCACCACCACTGGGGAGGTGGTGAACGAGAACCCCCAGTGGGTGAAGGTGGTGGGGTACCAGGGGGATGTGGAGCACGAGAACTGGGTGCCCCAGTACAACGCCCTGCGAGCCGCCGCGGGCATCACCCCCCCAG GCTACCTCATCCACGAGTCGGCGGCGTGGAGCGACACCCTGCAGCGCTGGTTCTTCCTGCCGCGCCGCGCCAGCGCCGAGCGCTACGACGAGAAGGCGGACGAGCGCCGCGGCACCAACCTGGTCCTGAGCTGCTCGCCCGACTTCCGCCACATCCAGGTCAGCCGGGTGGGCCAGCTCGACCCCACGCACGGCTTCTCCTCCTTCAAGTTCGTCCCCGACACCGACGACCAGATCGTCCTGGCGCTCAAGTCCGAGGAGGACGCCGGCAAGATCGCCACCTACATCCTGGCGTTCACCCTGGACGGGCGCATCCTGATGCCCGAGACCAAGATCGGGGACGTGAAGTACGAGGGGCTGGAGTTCATCTAG
- the cant1b gene encoding soluble calcium-activated nucleotidase 1b isoform X3 — MSGLSPAPCSMPVVPGYGSPERNESMNSLHISVGTLPVLASMTNPTDPRFRLKWRPIVAVALAFTLALLLYLHRSAGATGAAPRTPPEGRRARRPGGGRYNDTYPLSPPERTAQGVRYRLGVIADLDTDSRSAKEQTWFSYMRRGHVLVSESGDSVRVEWDKEDAVLETHLAEKGRGMELSELVAFNGQLYSVDDRTGVVYRITGNRAVPWVILPDGDGSVSKGFKAEWLAVKDERLYVGGLGKEWTTTTGEVVNENPQWVKVVGYQGDVEHENWVPQYNALRAAAGITPPGYLIHESAAWSDTLQRWFFLPRRASAERYDEKADERRGTNLVLSCSPDFRHIQVSRVGQLDPTHGFSSFKFVPDTDDQIVLALKSEEDAGKIATYILAFTLDGRILMPETKIGDVKYEGLEFI, encoded by the exons ATGTCAG GGCTCTCTCCCGCTCCCTGCTCCATGCCCGTTGTCCCAGGCTATGGCTCGCCTGAGCGGAATGAGTCTATGAACTCTCTGCACATCTCCGTGGGCACCCTCCCCGTGCTGGCCTCCATGACCAACCCCACGGACCCCCGCTTCCGGCTCAAGTGGAGGCCCATCGTGGCTGTGGCCCTGGCCTTCACCCTGGCCCTGCTGCTGTACCTGCACCGCTCCGCGGGGGCCACCGGCGCGGCCCCTCGCACCCCGCCGGAGGGCCGGCGCGCCCGCCGGCCGGGGGGCGGGAGGTACAACGACACGTACCCGCTGAGCCCGCCCGAGCGCACGGCGCAGGGCGTGCGGTACCGCCTGGGCGTGATCGCCGACCTGGACACGGACTCGCGCAGCGCCAAGGAGCAGACCTGGTTCAGCTACATGCGCCGGGGCCACGTGCTGGTGTCGGAGAGCGGGGACTCGGTGAGGGTGGAGTGGGACAAGGAGGACGCGGTGCTGGAGACGCACCTGGCCGAGAAGGGCCGGGGCATGGAGCTGTCGGAGCTGGTGGCGTTCAACGGGCAGCTGTACAGCGTGGACGACCGCACTGGCGTGGTGTACCGCATCACGGGCAACAGGGCCGTGCCCTGGGTCATCCTCCCCGATGGCGATGGCTCCGTCTCTAAAG GGTTCAAGGCGGAGTGGCTGGCGGTGAAGGACGAGCGGCTCTACGTGGGGGGCCTGGGGAAGGAGTGGACCACCACCACTGGGGAGGTGGTGAACGAGAACCCCCAGTGGGTGAAGGTGGTGGGGTACCAGGGGGATGTGGAGCACGAGAACTGGGTGCCCCAGTACAACGCCCTGCGAGCCGCCGCGGGCATCACCCCCCCAG GCTACCTCATCCACGAGTCGGCGGCGTGGAGCGACACCCTGCAGCGCTGGTTCTTCCTGCCGCGCCGCGCCAGCGCCGAGCGCTACGACGAGAAGGCGGACGAGCGCCGCGGCACCAACCTGGTCCTGAGCTGCTCGCCCGACTTCCGCCACATCCAGGTCAGCCGGGTGGGCCAGCTCGACCCCACGCACGGCTTCTCCTCCTTCAAGTTCGTCCCCGACACCGACGACCAGATCGTCCTGGCGCTCAAGTCCGAGGAGGACGCCGGCAAGATCGCCACCTACATCCTGGCGTTCACCCTGGACGGGCGCATCCTGATGCCCGAGACCAAGATCGGGGACGTGAAGTACGAGGGGCTGGAGTTCATCTAG
- the cant1b gene encoding soluble calcium-activated nucleotidase 1b isoform X4, whose amino-acid sequence MPVVPGYGSPERNESMNSLHISVGTLPVLASMTNPTDPRFRLKWRPIVAVALAFTLALLLYLHRSAGATGAAPRTPPEGRRARRPGGGRYNDTYPLSPPERTAQGVRYRLGVIADLDTDSRSAKEQTWFSYMRRGHVLVSESGDSVRVEWDKEDAVLETHLAEKGRGMELSELVAFNGQLYSVDDRTGVVYRITGNRAVPWVILPDGDGSVSKGFKAEWLAVKDERLYVGGLGKEWTTTTGEVVNENPQWVKVVGYQGDVEHENWVPQYNALRAAAGITPPGYLIHESAAWSDTLQRWFFLPRRASAERYDEKADERRGTNLVLSCSPDFRHIQVSRVGQLDPTHGFSSFKFVPDTDDQIVLALKSEEDAGKIATYILAFTLDGRILMPETKIGDVKYEGLEFI is encoded by the exons ATGCCCGTTGTCCCAGGCTATGGCTCGCCTGAGCGGAATGAGTCTATGAACTCTCTGCACATCTCCGTGGGCACCCTCCCCGTGCTGGCCTCCATGACCAACCCCACGGACCCCCGCTTCCGGCTCAAGTGGAGGCCCATCGTGGCTGTGGCCCTGGCCTTCACCCTGGCCCTGCTGCTGTACCTGCACCGCTCCGCGGGGGCCACCGGCGCGGCCCCTCGCACCCCGCCGGAGGGCCGGCGCGCCCGCCGGCCGGGGGGCGGGAGGTACAACGACACGTACCCGCTGAGCCCGCCCGAGCGCACGGCGCAGGGCGTGCGGTACCGCCTGGGCGTGATCGCCGACCTGGACACGGACTCGCGCAGCGCCAAGGAGCAGACCTGGTTCAGCTACATGCGCCGGGGCCACGTGCTGGTGTCGGAGAGCGGGGACTCGGTGAGGGTGGAGTGGGACAAGGAGGACGCGGTGCTGGAGACGCACCTGGCCGAGAAGGGCCGGGGCATGGAGCTGTCGGAGCTGGTGGCGTTCAACGGGCAGCTGTACAGCGTGGACGACCGCACTGGCGTGGTGTACCGCATCACGGGCAACAGGGCCGTGCCCTGGGTCATCCTCCCCGATGGCGATGGCTCCGTCTCTAAAG GGTTCAAGGCGGAGTGGCTGGCGGTGAAGGACGAGCGGCTCTACGTGGGGGGCCTGGGGAAGGAGTGGACCACCACCACTGGGGAGGTGGTGAACGAGAACCCCCAGTGGGTGAAGGTGGTGGGGTACCAGGGGGATGTGGAGCACGAGAACTGGGTGCCCCAGTACAACGCCCTGCGAGCCGCCGCGGGCATCACCCCCCCAG GCTACCTCATCCACGAGTCGGCGGCGTGGAGCGACACCCTGCAGCGCTGGTTCTTCCTGCCGCGCCGCGCCAGCGCCGAGCGCTACGACGAGAAGGCGGACGAGCGCCGCGGCACCAACCTGGTCCTGAGCTGCTCGCCCGACTTCCGCCACATCCAGGTCAGCCGGGTGGGCCAGCTCGACCCCACGCACGGCTTCTCCTCCTTCAAGTTCGTCCCCGACACCGACGACCAGATCGTCCTGGCGCTCAAGTCCGAGGAGGACGCCGGCAAGATCGCCACCTACATCCTGGCGTTCACCCTGGACGGGCGCATCCTGATGCCCGAGACCAAGATCGGGGACGTGAAGTACGAGGGGCTGGAGTTCATCTAG
- the lgals3bp.1 gene encoding galectin-3-binding protein B yields MRVCSFAAALAALLLLLQARPDAAASNGDVRLVGGASSSEGRVEVYYTGSWGTVCDDSWDIADATVVCRSLGFANATSAVTGATFGAGSGRIWLDDVSCRGTESSLALCKFKGWGITDCQHSEDAGVRCQKNVALDNTSVYSLDSSSDLPKALGELFDSKRGCDFYITVKSSREEEKEGTSQTLCVHKVVLSLNAEASFLNLTPNSSQITMEVTQDCQPFVADFIRYLYTRRIDVTLSSAQCLHKLASDYQVSTLQQYAGQLFSWLLPEDSTFKNQLSLYEYAIRSRDPMLQETCLQYLAWNCKALIGSPTWTKLGRETVQALLSRSDLVVPDEAFLLEAVESWVKANHAGDGAPSLESESALLQQIRFPMIPPEKLFDLQFTSSVFKSHSQVYQSGMLQGFQFHSVSFPKLMQHQEQMREDYIPRIYTADPWSFTYNMSTAQDAYRYNSYHRKYGSYRHYGSGYDMGSSGRWSQSFQTPAHTSAFLKSSPISWSVGVYTSVQGCQNSGYRCDSAPAVSLSGNTGQRYGNYSVLYENQVLWVCSGGYVVHVQEFKNNLAVLPSNGTDGLTYPCLSDYESFRFIVRPRYSLHN; encoded by the exons ATGCGAGTGTGCAGTTTCGCTGCCGCTTTGGCGgcgctgctcctgctgctgcaggcGAGACCGGACGCAG CAGCGAGCAACGGGGACGTGAGGCTGGTGGGGGGCGCGTCCTCCTCTGAGGGCCGAGTGGAGGTGTATTACACCGGGAGCTGGGGGACGGTCTGTGACGACAGCTGGGATATAGCCGACGCCACGGTCGTGTGTCGCTCGCTGGGATTCGCCAACGCCACCTCCGCCGTCACGGGGGCCACGTTCGGGGCAG GCTCTGGCAGGATCTGGCTGGACGATGTGAGCTGTCGGGGGACAGAGAGCTCGCTGGCCCTGTGCAAGTTCAAGGGCTGGGGCATCACCGACTGCCAACACTCTGAAGACGCCGGGGTCCGCTGCCAAAAGA ATGTGGCGCTGGACAACACCAGCGTGTATTCTCTGGACAGCAGCTCAGACTTGCCGAAGGCCCTGGGGGAGCTGTTCGACAGCAAGCGGGGCTGTGACTTCTACATCACCGTGAAGAGCTCcagagaggaggagaaggagggcACATCACAAACCCTCTGCGTGCACAAGGTGGTGCTGTCCCTCAACGCGGAGGCCTCCTTCCTTAATCTCACCCCGAACTCCAGTCAGATCACCATGGAAGTCACTCAGGACTGCCAGCCCTTCGTCGCTGACTTCATCAG GTACCTGTACACACGCAGGATAGATGTCACCCTCTCGTCAGCCCAGTGCCTTCACAAGCTGGCCTCCGACTACCAGGTGAGCACCTTGCAGCAATATGCTGGGCAGCTCTTCTCCTGGCTCCTGCCCGAGGACTCCACCTTTAAGAACCAGCTGTCCTTGTATGAATACGCCATCCGCTCTAGGGACCCCATGTTACAGGAGACCTGCCTCCAGTACCTGGCCTGGAACTGCAAGGCCCTGATTGGCTCTCCCACGTGGACGAAGCTGGGCAGGGAGACCGTGCAAGCCTTGCTGTCTCGCTCCGATCTGGTGGTGCCGGACGAGGCCTTCCTGCTGGAGGCGGTGGAGAGCTGGGTCAAGGCCAACCACGCGGGTGATGGCGCCCCCAGCCTGGAGAGCGAGTCAGCCCTCCTGCAGCAGATACGGTTCCCCATGATCCCCCCCGAGAAGCTCTTCGATCTCCAGTTCACCTCCAGCGTTTTCAAGAGTCACAGCCAGGTCTACCAGAGCGGGATGCTCCAAGGATTCCAGTTCCACTCGGTCTCATTCCCCAAGCTCATGCAGCACCAGGAGCAAATGAGGGAAGACTACATACCCAGGATCTACACCGCTGACCCCTGGAGCTTCACCTACAACATGTCTACCGCCCAAGATGCGTACAGATACAACTCCTACCACAGAAAATACGGTTCCTATAGGCACTACGGCTCAGGATACGACATGGGGTCCAGTGGCAGGTGGTCCCAGTCCTTCCAAACCCCAGCTCACACCAGCGCCTTTCTGAAGTCCAGCCCCATCTCGTGGAGCGTGGGCGTCTACACCTCCGTGCAGGGCTGCCAAAACAGCGGCTACAGGTGCGACTCCGCCCCCGCCGTCAGCCTCTCGGGCAACACAGGCCAGAGGTATGGGAACTACAGCGTCCTGTACGAGAACCAGGTCCTGTGGGTGTGCAGCGGTGGCTACGTCGTCCACGTCCAAGAATTCAAGAACAACCTGGCTGTCCTCCCTTCCAACGGCACTGACGGGCTGACCTACCCCTGCCTGTCCGATTACGAGTCGTTTCGCTTTATTGTCCGTCCGCGGTACAGCCTGCATAACTGA